The nucleotide sequence TGCAACTCGCCAAGGCGCCTGACAGCCACACCAGCGACAATCTCCTGCAGTGGGAAGGGACAGCGACGTCCGGCGCCACGGTGACCCTGAACCTGACCACGGCCTCCGGCCAGCCCGTCAGCAAAGAGGTTACGGCTGACGCTAAAGGTTTCTTCGTCGTCAGTGAAACAGTGGCCGAGGGTCAGTACACCGCGTCACTCTCTGCCACTGCGACAGGTCTTCAGCCCGCTGCCCTGACCGACAAGACCATCACTGTCGACCAGACCGGTCCGGTGCTGACCATTGACCCGAACTTCCAGCTGACGGCCGGGTCCTGCACCCTGACCGGTAAGGCGCTCGACCAGGACGGTCAGCCAGAATCACAAAGCACCGTGACGGTCGGGATACCGAGTATCCAGAAGTCCTTTACCGGCATCATCAACAACGGTGATTTCAGTGTCCAGATCAATGGCCTGAAGCCCGAACAAACCTATCAGCTTCATCTGTCCGCGACCGACGAACTGCAGAACACCGGTTCGTTACTGGACACCAGCTATACAACGCCTGCCCTGCCGGTCACTGACCTGCAACTCGCCAAGGCGCCTGACAGCCACACCAGCGACAATCTCCTGCAGTGGGAAGGGACAGCGACGTCCGGCGCCACGGTGACCCTGACCCTGACCACGGCCTCCGGCCAGCCCGTCAGAAAAGAGGTTACGGCTGACGCTAAAGGTTTCTTCGTCGTCAGTGAAACAGTGGCCGAGGGTCAGTACACCGCGTCACTCTCTGCCACTGCGACAGGTCTTCAGCCCGCTGCCCTGACCGACAAGACCATCACTGTCGACCAGACCGGTCCGGTGCTGACCATTGACCCGAACTTCCAGCTGACGGCCGGGTCCTGCACCCTGACCGGTAAGGCGCTCGACCAGGGCGGTCAGCCAGAATCACAAGGCACCGTGACGGTCGGGATACCGAGTATCCAGAAGTCCTTTACCGGCATCATCAACAACGGTGATTTCAGTGTCCAGATCAATGGCCTGAAGCCCGAACAAACCTATCAGCTTCATCTGTCCGCGACCGACGAACTGCAGAACACCGGTTCGTTACTGGACACCAGCTACACAACGCCTGCCCTGCCTAAACCTGTTGCTTATGATTTTGCGGTGACTTCTGATCTAAAGACGGACGCCCAGTCTATCGTGCTTAAAGGTACCCACCCTCTTCCAAGAGGCAGGGTACAACTTAAACTGACGGGAGATAATGTTAATACGATTAATAAAAATAGCGGCATAATCACAGGTAGAGCAAAAAACCATGAATGGAGTATTGAGCTTAATAATCTCTTGCTTAAACAGAAGGCACAACTCAGCCTCCATGCAATGGACGACGCAGCAGAAGCAAAAAATGCCAAATTTTTGCCCAATGTTCCGGAACTTCAGGAAACGTTAGTTGTTGATGGTGATGCAAGGGATAGCAGTATTGGAAACCTGAAGGCTCTGAGTGGGGCTGGCGTTTATGGTCACCACATCGTTATGTATGCCGCTAAATGCAGTGGTAAATGCAATAACAAAGATGGTCTGGAACCATGGAAGGTGGAACTCACTTCTCCAGTTCAGCCAGGCGCTAAGGTTCTGGTCACTCTTGATACTGACACTGTGACTGTCAAAGGTAAGCCGCAGAAAATTCAAGACAGACCTTACATTAAACCGACCAAGCTTGATGACAGTGGCAAGGCTATTCTTGAACAGCCTCTCGACTATACAAAGAAAGGCAATTTAAAGATTGATCTCTCAAAGGAGCATTTGAAGCCCGCCACAATCCGATTCAAAGCTGAAGGCCTGGAACATAGTGAAGAAGTGTTCGTTGGCGTAGAAACACCATCACTCCATTACACCTTTGATAATATACAACCAGGGCAGGATATTCTTGTTTCACAAAGCTACCCTGCTTATGCAATGGTCTTAGGCTCTGTTAATCAAGTACAGGGATCAGTAGGTTCTGGTTTGCAACTTGGCAAGGGGTCTTTACAAATCCAGGACTTCAAAGATCTGTTTAACGATAGTTATACGATCTGTTTTGATATTAAAACTTCAGCAAAAGCCTTAACAAGCAACCAACTATACCCAGCCCTTGCCGGTTACTACGACCAAACATCAAACACTGGTGCTAAAACCCACCTGTTTGGCGCTTTTAACGAAAAAGGGCAAATTGGTATCGCTGATCACAACAGTGGTTACTTTGCCGAACCTGTCGTTGCAGATGGTCAATGGCATTCGGTTTGTATCAGTCGAAACCTCCTGGCAAAGCAGGATATGTCGACTTATCGTATGCTAATCGACGGCAAGCAGGCTGAAATTTCCAAGGATGGAAGCTCAGTCAAAGGTAAAGAGGCACTGATGGTACATGGGACTATTTTAAACTCACCAGTCAGTGAATATCCCATAGAACTTCTGGGTGGTGTCACTAAATCTGACAGCCCCGATGAGTTTGAGTACCTGGATGCGGTTCTGGATAACTTTACAGCCTATCCAATTAACATGGAAATACCCAATGAATCATCAGCTTATGCTCATGTTCACTGGCACTGTCCTGATGGAGACATTTGCTTCTACGAAAGTGAATTCCCTGCCGGCCTGATGATTAATGAAATAATGGGAAGCAAGCTGACACCTGACAGCTCTCTCTACTTGCAACTCCAGCCTGATGTTTCAAATAAATCTCTGGGTACAAGCTTTACCGTCAAGTACAAGGGAACAAGTCTTGATCCTCAGGATGTGTCTCCCTCTGGTGATAATGTTTACAAGCTAGACGGCGTCAGTGCTGAAAATCTTGCGACACTGACTGTGCAGCCTGCTGATCCCAAAGCCGCACATAAGTTTGAGCTGCATTTTGACCGTACAGAGTCCGACCTTATCAGGGGTGCAGATAAAGACGTTTCAATGCCTGACGGTATTATTAAATTTGATTCATCGGCTTCCCCATTGGGTAGCGGTATCAGTTTTGGTGTCGGAAAAGAGCAGTCTTACTCGCCTTCTGAAGGCGATCCAAACTGCATTTTAGAAGACCGGCATCTTGTTACTGAGCCAGGCACAATCATCAATAGCTATGATATCGACTATTCTACGATCATAGACCTGAATGGTCTGAAGGCACTTAAAATCCTAACGCAAGAGTCTGACATGAACGCTAAGCTGCACCAGCTTATGAGCGAAGGCTCGGCGCAGCAAGGTACTGAACACCAGGTTCAACTTCAGGATCCTTGCATTCTAAAAGATCCTTCTTGCACAAATGATCCTCTGGTCACTATCAATACAGTTGATAATAACCCTGCGATTGCTCTTAGCCTGGATGGTCAGATCACTTATTATCAGCATACTTAATTCTATTCCTGCTTAATCAGGAATTCTGGTCCCCGGGTTATAACCTTATTGGTTATAACCCGGGATTCTTGTTCCACTCACAGGTAATAAATCCGAGCTTGAACATGAACAAGAAAGAACTTGTTGAACAGGTAGCCGAGCGGTCTGGTTTATCAAAAAATAAAGCAGAGCTGGTCGTCAATACCTTTATGCATCAAACTCAGGACTCTCTTTCTATGGGAAACGCCCTGCAGCTGATTGGTTTTGGTACATTTTCGGTGACGGATCGGGCAGCCCGTAAAGGAAGAAACCCCCAAACCGGTCAGGAAATTCATATTCCTGCCTGTAAAATGCCCCAATTTAAACCGGGAAATAAACTGAAGGAAGCCATTAAGTAAAAATAATTAATTATTTATTTTTCTTCTTACCTGGCTTTCAAATTATTCGTCCGTTGAAGTATTAAACAACAAGCCTCATAGCCATCAAGTGTTCGAATTTCTATTGATACCAATCAAATTTATTAGCTTCATCATGAGCATGGCTTTTGGGGCGGTTAAACAATACCCAATAGCGTTTTCTTAACCACAAAAACAGGGCAAATCATAATGATTCTGCCCTGTCCATAAACAGTAAAAAGAGAGTGAAGTGTACCAGTCAGGCCATAGCCTTCATGACATTAAGAATGGCTCTTTTTTTCTTCAGGTTCATCCGGTTTAATGCTCGCAAAATTTCACTATCGACTTCCGTATCACAGATCGAATCAACCGGTGATGTCAGATACTGATTACCCCGCCCTGTGGCTAACCATTCAAAAGAGATTTCCAGAATTTCTGCCATCTTGCGCAGATTTTCCAGGCTCGGGCTGCTCATTTCCGTTTCCCACTGTGCCAGAGCGCTACGGGAAACCCCAATCAAATCAGCCAAAGCCTGTTGCGACAAGCGCTTTTCCTTACGCGCTCGCAATATTCGTGTTGTCAGGTTCATCCATGAATTCTCGTGTACGAAAATTAAACCTCTTATTAAAAATCAGTGTAACACATCACCCGGTAATGAAATGTTGCGATTAAGCAGTCATATACTGCTCGCTGCTTCATGAATCATGCTCTTTGCTGCGTGATCATCTGTCCGTCCAGTGTTGGCTTCATGGTATTCATCACCTCATCCACACTGATCGCCTTCAGGCACTGGTTATCAAAACAGGTGGTTTTTCGATGGTTCCCTGCACTGACACAGGGAGAGCAGGCCAGCCCGGCATAAATAGGTGTTGAGTTACCCAATGCCCCGTACAGCTTTGGAGTTTCCGGACCAAAAATAACAAAGGTTTTAAGATCAGTGACCGACGCAAAGTGTGGTGGCCCGGAGTCATTCGACAGCATAAGGTAGGAAACTGAATACAGTGGTACCAGCTCTGCAAAAGTAAACACGCCGGCACTATTAACACAACGTTCATGGCTAACCATCTGCTTAAGTTCTTCAGCCCCGTTTTTTTCAGCAGGCGCGCCGGTAATCACCACCAGAATATCCTGATATTCATCCAGTACCCGGCTAATGACACTGGCATAACGATCCCGCATCCAGCGACGCTGAGGTAACAGGTCACTGGCATTCGGGTTAACCAGCATCACTCTGAATTTGTCGGTGCTGAAGTCCGGCTTCAAATCCACCAGCTTGCTCAGCACCGACTCTTTAAGCTGATCATCCACCTCAGCACGCGCCAGTTCGATGTCATTCTGGTCCAGCAGTTTCCTCTGGTAAGGCTGCCCTTTCTCCCCCAGACAAGCCTGAACCAACGCCATAAAGTTCAGAGAAATATGGTGATGAGGGTTATACATAACCGGATGAGTCAGGAAGTTGCCCCGATACAAACCCTCTTCATGCACTCCATGGTAACCCGTGCGATTCACCGCCCCGGAGAGTCGTGACAACAACGCCGTAAAGCGGGAAAACAGTTCCAGATCAATCGTTGTATCAATGTTACGCTGACGGCACCAGACCAAGAATCGCAGGCTATCATACGCCAGCGTAAATAAACTGTCTGGCCGAATCGTAAAAATCTGCTCAGCAGGAATCGTGTTCAGCAGCTTCAGGCTGGCCGCATTTTTTTTAAAAATAACAAAGTGCAGTGTTTTGCCCTGATCTTTCAGCCAGCGCATTGCCGGGTCGGCCAGGATCGCACTGCCCATTTCAGACAGCTCAATAAACAGTACATTCTCAGGCTGTTTTTCCTTTGGCCTGAAAATCAGTTCTTTAACTTTAAACAACAGCTTCAACAGAAAACACAACGGCACACCAACATAGTGGTCGATTACCCTCATGGTATCTACTTTCATGGGACTACCCTTCCCTTACACTGGCATCTCGACCAGTGGCAAAAATAAACACAGACGCAAACGTAAAATTAAACATCATACCCGCCAGAACACCCGCAACCATTGCCAGCATCTTAAAGTCCGCAAAGAACGGAACAAACTCTGTCAGCAGGTAATAAGAACCCCAGTTTGGCAGGAAGCTGACCATACACATGGACAGATACTTGATCCACTGGGGAGCCTTCTTCCTTTTTTCCACATGGCTGAAGGTAAACGTCCGGTTCCAGAACCAGTTCCAGCTGGCCGCGACCCAGTAAGAGCCGCCACGGGCCACCTGGTGTTGAATACCCAGCGCAGACGACAGCAACCAGTAAATGCCCATATCGACCACAAACCCGGTTGCGCCCACAAGGCCAAACTTAACCAGCCGCTGAACCAGCTTATAGCCTTTATTGGCCAGAGTGCCTTCAACAAACAGGTCAGCCTCTACATAATCTTTGTAAAGGGTAAACATCGTCACCAGTGCCAGCACCAGAGAAAGCCCTGACAGAGCATATTGCCAGTAAATCAGGAACGGGAAATACTCCTGGAAACCATTGTCATAAAATGGCAGGAAAACCGCACAGACACCGGTCAAAAAAAGCATAAACAGGCGGGATTTCAAGCCAGAACCGATTCGGTCAGCCAGCGTAGAACCGATAACCGCTGCCAGGATTCCTACCCAGATTCCCCAGACCAGATCCTGCGGCCAGTGGGCTCCGACAACGATGCGTGAAAAGGCAACCAACGCACCAAACAGTAACACCCACCAGCGAACGGCTCCCTTGAAATGTGCCAAAACCAGCCCTACCAGAAGAAAAACAGTGCCGGTATGTCCAGAAGGCAATGAGTTCTTGCGGACGGTTGGCCCGATAATATTCACCATGTCGCTTCCCAGCTCACCTGCAGGGCGCAGCGAGTCGATAATCGCTTTACCACCATTGAGCAAAACAGCACCGGTTAATATGGTCAGGATGACGGCCAGCTGCTGCCTGGGCTTCATCACAAACAGCAGCATGGTCAGGGGAAAGAGAAAGAAGCCGTCACCAAAGTTGGTGAGAACAACCCACAAGGCGTCACTGCCAACGGTGTTGTCAGGATTATTCAGCCAAAGGAAGGTTGACTGGTTGATGCTGTCAAAATGAAAGACCAGAGCGAAGGGCAACAGCAGCAAAGTAGCCCATCTCAACAGACGGAAGTACGGATTTTGATCAGATAAAAAAGTCTGGAGCATCCCTTGTTGTCTCGTGGACATAGAATAGTGGGGCGTCATTATAACAATCGTGCTATTTGAAGAAAGTGAACTTGGAACAAACGAGTATAATTGCCATAAAAACTCCCGCCAGCCATCCAGTCTGACATAGATAAGTAGGCATTCACGCTCTGTTTAATAGGAAAATGCCGCCATTACGCCACTTTGTAAAGAGTACTTTGTAAAGAACTCGCAGCAAAGGGCGGCATATTCATTGGATGCCATTAAGCGAATGGCTATTTCAACGCCGGATCACAGTAGTAAAACTGGAAGCGGTTGACCTCAACACCGTCCACACCCGTATTCAGGACATCCCGAAGCTGGCAGACGATACCTGATTTTTCATAGCGCCCGTCCTCAGGGACTGAGCGGTTATCACGGATCAGAATACCCCGGGTGTCAGAGTCAGGCCTGCCGTACCAGAAATCGAACTGGGAAACCCTGCCGCTAATGACCTGCACTGGCAAAGGATAGGCATACCAGGCAATACGGCTGGCACGCACCCAGTTATCCACCAGCAGCACCGGCTCATCACTGCCCGTTTCCTGACGAACCTCTTCCAGCAGTTGCCGGGCATGAATCGCAGCCTGCTTCCAGCCCACCAGGTCTTTAATGGCTCCTTTCATAAACGGAAATGTTGACAGCGGCATAAAGGCAAGAAACGCAAAAACAAAAGCAATAATACTGACAGAAAGCACACTGGAAACCAGCGTCAGGATTTTAACCCACAGTTTCTCCCAGCTCAGGCAAATCCAACAGGCACTGAGAGGTGCCAGAACCGTCCACATCATTGCGGGCCAGTTAGGTAATACAGCATCACCACCGGCAGAATAAGCCACAACCAGCAGGCCCGGCCAGGCACTCCAGATGATCAGCCAGGCTGCTGGCCTGTGTTCCTGAGGAAAGCGACCACGCAGTACACTGATCACAACGGCAATGCCAGCCACGTAAGCGAGAAGACTGTATAACAACATCTGACCGGCCTGCATACCCAGTGCATCCTTCAGGGACCAGGCGCTGACTTCAATGCCTCGGTCCAGCTGATAAGCAAAGGAAGCCCAGTCGTGCTGAAAGTTCCAGATCAGTACCGGCGAAATCAGGATAAGGGCGATACCCGCTGCCAGCCAGGGGCCGGGTTGCCGCAACCAGCGCCACCCCAGGCGCTGGAACATAAAACCTATCAGGCCAATAGGCAGAAAGAGTGCCGTATACTTGGACAGTCCGGCCAGTCCATACAGTCCACCGAGAACCATCCAGTCGACTACCCGGTTATGCAGATACAGCCGCCAGGTCACTTTAACCGCCAGCAGTGCAACCACCATCAACGGCAGGTCCGGAACCATTCCCCAGCCCATCAGCTGCAGGATAGGCGCTGTATTCAGCAGGAACACAGCGACAAGCCCGATTCTGCCGGATTCATCGTTGAACATGGTTTTGCAAAGGCGCAGAACGACAGCACTGGACAACGCATACAACAGCGCAGGGATCAGTCGAATAGTAAACTCGTTATAACCCAGTGGCGCAATCAACCACTGTAACCAGCCAACCATGGGGGGGTGATCAAAATAACTCAGGCCAGGATGCAGGGCATACAATGCA is from Endozoicomonas gorgoniicola and encodes:
- a CDS encoding HU family DNA-binding protein; its protein translation is MNKKELVEQVAERSGLSKNKAELVVNTFMHQTQDSLSMGNALQLIGFGTFSVTDRAARKGRNPQTGQEIHIPACKMPQFKPGNKLKEAIK
- a CDS encoding helix-turn-helix domain-containing protein; protein product: MNLTTRILRARKEKRLSQQALADLIGVSRSALAQWETEMSSPSLENLRKMAEILEISFEWLATGRGNQYLTSPVDSICDTEVDSEILRALNRMNLKKKRAILNVMKAMA
- a CDS encoding glycosyltransferase family 9 protein, which codes for MKVDTMRVIDHYVGVPLCFLLKLLFKVKELIFRPKEKQPENVLFIELSEMGSAILADPAMRWLKDQGKTLHFVIFKKNAASLKLLNTIPAEQIFTIRPDSLFTLAYDSLRFLVWCRQRNIDTTIDLELFSRFTALLSRLSGAVNRTGYHGVHEEGLYRGNFLTHPVMYNPHHHISLNFMALVQACLGEKGQPYQRKLLDQNDIELARAEVDDQLKESVLSKLVDLKPDFSTDKFRVMLVNPNASDLLPQRRWMRDRYASVISRVLDEYQDILVVITGAPAEKNGAEELKQMVSHERCVNSAGVFTFAELVPLYSVSYLMLSNDSGPPHFASVTDLKTFVIFGPETPKLYGALGNSTPIYAGLACSPCVSAGNHRKTTCFDNQCLKAISVDEVMNTMKPTLDGQMITQQRA
- a CDS encoding GtrA family protein; the encoded protein is MLQTFLSDQNPYFRLLRWATLLLLPFALVFHFDSINQSTFLWLNNPDNTVGSDALWVVLTNFGDGFFLFPLTMLLFVMKPRQQLAVILTILTGAVLLNGGKAIIDSLRPAGELGSDMVNIIGPTVRKNSLPSGHTGTVFLLVGLVLAHFKGAVRWWVLLFGALVAFSRIVVGAHWPQDLVWGIWVGILAAVIGSTLADRIGSGLKSRLFMLFLTGVCAVFLPFYDNGFQEYFPFLIYWQYALSGLSLVLALVTMFTLYKDYVEADLFVEGTLANKGYKLVQRLVKFGLVGATGFVVDMGIYWLLSSALGIQHQVARGGSYWVAASWNWFWNRTFTFSHVEKRKKAPQWIKYLSMCMVSFLPNWGSYYLLTEFVPFFADFKMLAMVAGVLAGMMFNFTFASVFIFATGRDASVREG
- a CDS encoding glycosyltransferase family 39 protein; this translates as MHLALASGLPLGVDEAHYALYALHPGLSYFDHPPMVGWLQWLIAPLGYNEFTIRLIPALLYALSSAVVLRLCKTMFNDESGRIGLVAVFLLNTAPILQLMGWGMVPDLPLMVVALLAVKVTWRLYLHNRVVDWMVLGGLYGLAGLSKYTALFLPIGLIGFMFQRLGWRWLRQPGPWLAAGIALILISPVLIWNFQHDWASFAYQLDRGIEVSAWSLKDALGMQAGQMLLYSLLAYVAGIAVVISVLRGRFPQEHRPAAWLIIWSAWPGLLVVAYSAGGDAVLPNWPAMMWTVLAPLSACWICLSWEKLWVKILTLVSSVLSVSIIAFVFAFLAFMPLSTFPFMKGAIKDLVGWKQAAIHARQLLEEVRQETGSDEPVLLVDNWVRASRIAWYAYPLPVQVISGRVSQFDFWYGRPDSDTRGILIRDNRSVPEDGRYEKSGIVCQLRDVLNTGVDGVEVNRFQFYYCDPALK